A stretch of the uncultured Trichococcus sp. genome encodes the following:
- the glyQ gene encoding glycine--tRNA ligase subunit alpha gives MENKLTVQKMIQALQTFWADQGCLLMQSYDTEKGAGTMSPYTFLRAIGPEPWNAAYVEPSRRPADGRYGENPNRLYQHHQFQVVMKPSPENIQELYLESLKVLGIDPIEHDIRFVEDNWENPSLGCAGLGWEVWLDGMEVTQFTYFQQVGGLECSPVTSEITYGLERLASYIQDVNSVYDLEWTEGVKYGEIFGQPEYEHSKYSFEESNVDLLFQLFDSFEAEATKQIENGLVHPAYDYVLKSSHAFNLLDARGVISATDRAGYLARIRNMARQLAKAFVQKRKELGFPLLSDDQKELALKED, from the coding sequence ATGGAAAACAAATTAACTGTGCAAAAAATGATCCAAGCGCTGCAAACTTTTTGGGCAGACCAAGGCTGCCTACTGATGCAGTCCTACGATACTGAAAAGGGTGCCGGAACAATGAGTCCATACACTTTCTTGCGTGCAATCGGCCCGGAACCATGGAATGCTGCCTATGTGGAGCCTTCCCGCCGTCCGGCAGATGGCCGTTATGGTGAAAACCCGAACCGCCTTTACCAACATCACCAATTCCAGGTGGTCATGAAGCCATCCCCGGAAAATATTCAGGAACTTTACCTGGAGAGTTTGAAGGTTTTGGGCATCGATCCGATTGAACACGATATCCGTTTCGTCGAAGACAACTGGGAAAACCCTTCATTGGGTTGTGCCGGCTTGGGATGGGAGGTTTGGTTGGATGGGATGGAAGTCACCCAGTTCACCTATTTCCAGCAAGTGGGCGGTTTGGAATGCAGTCCTGTCACGAGCGAAATCACCTACGGTTTGGAACGATTGGCCTCTTATATCCAAGATGTGAACAGCGTCTATGACCTTGAATGGACCGAGGGCGTGAAATACGGCGAAATATTTGGCCAGCCGGAATACGAACATTCCAAATATTCGTTTGAGGAGAGCAACGTTGATCTGTTGTTCCAACTGTTCGATTCATTTGAAGCGGAAGCGACGAAACAAATCGAGAACGGTCTTGTGCATCCGGCCTATGACTATGTCCTGAAGAGTTCGCATGCCTTTAACCTGTTGGATGCAAGAGGTGTCATTTCTGCGACTGACCGCGCGGGTTATCTCGCACGAATCCGCAATATGGCGCGCCAATTGGCGAAAGCTTTTGTCCAAAAGAGAAAAGAACTGGGTTTCCCTTTACTTTCGGATGATCAAAAAGAACTTGCCTTGAAGGAGGACTAA
- the recO gene encoding DNA repair protein RecO yields METYQQFDGIVLSIRKHREKDALVKIFTREHGKRMFFVKNIKNPNHSLKAALLPFTKAIYLGRIKDDGLSFLQDSREIIHFSNMQTDIHLNAYATYLNNLADAAINDAIKAADLYDLLEESLVAMQNGMDAEIVVNIFEMRVLKYFGAAPQLQECVVCHSKQEPFDFSVKYSGALCQKHYDEDPRRSHASPAAVHFARIFQLVTPKQVGNIKIKTETKQALRAFIDELYEEYVGIRLKSKSFIDQMYAWETKVEIPFRSASEASPNKLEGTGQSEPSNS; encoded by the coding sequence ATGGAGACATATCAGCAATTTGATGGCATCGTCTTATCAATCCGAAAACACAGGGAAAAGGATGCTTTGGTAAAAATATTTACGCGTGAACATGGAAAACGGATGTTTTTTGTAAAGAACATCAAAAATCCGAACCATTCCTTGAAAGCAGCGCTCTTGCCCTTCACGAAAGCGATTTATCTTGGCCGCATCAAAGATGACGGACTCAGCTTCCTTCAGGATAGTCGCGAAATTATCCACTTTTCCAACATGCAAACGGACATCCACCTGAATGCCTATGCGACTTATTTGAACAACCTGGCCGATGCGGCCATCAACGATGCCATCAAGGCAGCCGACCTCTACGATCTGCTGGAGGAATCTCTGGTCGCCATGCAGAACGGGATGGATGCGGAAATCGTAGTGAACATTTTCGAGATGCGGGTATTGAAATATTTTGGAGCAGCGCCGCAACTGCAGGAATGCGTTGTCTGTCACAGCAAACAGGAACCTTTCGATTTTTCGGTCAAATATTCCGGCGCGCTATGCCAGAAACATTACGATGAGGATCCCAGAAGATCTCATGCAAGCCCGGCGGCTGTCCATTTTGCACGGATCTTCCAATTGGTAACGCCAAAGCAAGTCGGGAACATAAAAATAAAAACCGAGACGAAACAGGCGCTCAGAGCCTTCATCGACGAATTGTATGAAGAATATGTCGGGATCCGCCTGAAAAGCAAGAGCTTCATCGATCAGATGTACGCTTGGGAAACAAAGGTAGAGATTCCGTTCCGTTCCGCTTCTGAAGCAAGTCCAAACAAACTTGAGGGAACCGGGCAGTCCGAACCAAGTAATTCTTGA